From the genome of Actinomycetota bacterium, one region includes:
- a CDS encoding SDR family oxidoreductase: MSEVTVVIGAGSIGQAIARRVSAGKQVLLADLRPGNAEVAAEVLRNAGFEVSTATADVSSRESLHALVETAAGLGEVTGVIHAAGVSPSQASPAVILAVDLYGTAVLLEEFGNVIARGGAGVVISSQSGHRLGALTAEQDAALATTPAEELLALPMLGPDQVTDSLHAYQLAKRGNSLRVMAEAVRWGRRGARVNTISPGIIFTPLAKDELTGPRGAGYRRMLELSPVGRGGTPDEVATVAALLLGPDGAFITGSDVLMDGGVTASYRFGELAPP, from the coding sequence GTGAGCGAGGTCACCGTCGTCATCGGAGCTGGGTCGATTGGTCAGGCCATCGCCCGGCGGGTCAGCGCGGGCAAGCAGGTCCTGTTAGCGGACCTGCGCCCGGGCAACGCCGAGGTGGCGGCCGAGGTGTTGCGCAACGCCGGGTTCGAGGTGAGCACCGCGACCGCCGACGTGTCCTCGCGCGAGTCGCTGCACGCGCTCGTCGAGACGGCCGCGGGGCTTGGCGAGGTCACCGGGGTCATCCACGCCGCCGGGGTCTCACCCAGCCAGGCGTCGCCGGCGGTGATCCTGGCCGTGGACCTGTACGGAACCGCCGTGCTGCTCGAGGAGTTCGGGAACGTGATCGCCCGCGGCGGCGCCGGGGTCGTCATCTCCTCGCAGTCCGGGCACCGTCTGGGCGCCCTGACCGCCGAGCAGGACGCCGCGCTGGCGACCACCCCAGCCGAGGAGTTGTTGGCGCTCCCCATGCTAGGGCCCGACCAGGTGACCGACAGCCTCCACGCCTACCAGCTGGCCAAGCGGGGCAACTCGCTGCGGGTGATGGCCGAGGCCGTTCGGTGGGGCAGGCGGGGCGCCCGGGTCAACACCATCAGCCCCGGCATCATCTTCACCCCACTCGCCAAGGACGAGCTGACCGGCCCTCGCGGTGCGGGCTACCGGCGCATGCTCGAGTTGTCCCCGGTGGGGCGGGGCGGCACCCCGGATGAGGTCGCGACCGTGGCTGCGCTCCTGCTGGGCCCCGACGGCGCCTTCATCACCGGCAGCGACGTGCTCATGGACGGTGGCGTCACCGCCTCCTACCGCTTCGGCGAACTCGCCCCACCGTGA
- a CDS encoding low temperature requirement protein A has translation MKWSGLIRPPQLQHTDTDSGDERTATWLELFFDLAFVLVVAELAVGLRDDRTLHGVLVFAGLFSSVWWAWAGFTFYANRFDTDDVVYRLAKLGAMLAVAGLAASATDATGSLARQFAFSHAAIRLVLVALYLRAYRHVVQARGLIVVYLTAGSLAAGLWLAGAMMSGPARYAAWVVAVATEVTAPVVATKRSAGLPLHLEHLPERLGLLVILVLGESIAAVVVGVHETHWERATVTVAVLGFVATVSLWWTYFDLAGAAATRSLVDRAGHRSTLLHDVYAYGHWPLTLGLAGAGVGLEGAILEGGQPTLTSGTRWLLCGGVALYLGALTAIQSGVAGSLRSGLPWPGIGIPLVLAAGLGRGLPPAAVLAAVTVVLVGEAAAGLAKQRSGTLTTGAPEEGP, from the coding sequence GTGAAGTGGTCTGGGCTGATCCGTCCGCCGCAGCTGCAGCACACCGACACCGACAGCGGGGACGAGCGCACGGCGACCTGGCTGGAGCTGTTCTTTGACCTGGCCTTCGTGCTGGTCGTCGCCGAGCTCGCGGTCGGGTTACGCGACGACCGCACCCTTCATGGTGTCCTGGTGTTCGCTGGGCTGTTTAGCAGCGTGTGGTGGGCCTGGGCTGGCTTCACGTTCTACGCCAATCGCTTCGACACCGATGATGTCGTCTACCGGCTGGCCAAGTTGGGGGCCATGCTTGCTGTCGCCGGGCTGGCCGCCAGCGCCACCGACGCGACCGGGTCGCTGGCCAGACAGTTCGCGTTTTCCCATGCCGCCATCCGACTGGTGCTGGTCGCCCTCTACCTGCGTGCCTACCGCCACGTGGTGCAGGCCCGGGGTCTGATCGTCGTGTACCTGACGGCCGGGAGCCTTGCCGCTGGGCTGTGGTTGGCCGGGGCGATGATGTCGGGACCGGCCCGGTACGCTGCCTGGGTGGTCGCGGTTGCGACCGAGGTGACCGCGCCGGTGGTGGCCACCAAGCGTTCGGCCGGCCTGCCGTTGCATCTTGAGCACCTGCCGGAGCGGTTGGGGCTGCTGGTCATCTTGGTGCTCGGCGAATCGATCGCTGCGGTCGTCGTCGGCGTCCACGAGACGCATTGGGAGCGCGCCACCGTCACCGTGGCTGTGCTCGGCTTTGTGGCCACTGTCAGCCTGTGGTGGACCTATTTCGACCTGGCTGGGGCAGCAGCGACCCGGTCCCTCGTCGATCGTGCCGGCCACCGCAGCACCCTGTTGCATGATGTCTATGCCTATGGGCACTGGCCGCTCACCCTGGGGTTGGCAGGAGCCGGGGTCGGCTTGGAAGGCGCGATCCTGGAAGGCGGCCAGCCGACCCTCACCTCCGGTACTCGCTGGCTCCTGTGCGGCGGGGTGGCGCTCTACCTGGGCGCCTTGACGGCGATCCAGAGCGGGGTCGCTGGATCGCTGCGCAGCGGCCTGCCCTGGCCTGGGATCGGGATCCCGCTCGTCCTCGCCGCCGGCCTCGGTCGCGGCCTTCCCCCGGCCGCCGTGCTGGCAGCCGTGACGGTCGTCCTCGTCGGCGAGGCAGCGGCCGGCCTGGCCAAGCAACGCTCGGGCACGCTCACCACCGGAGCCCCTGAGGAAGGACCGTAG
- a CDS encoding heavy metal-binding domain-containing protein yields the protein FELPGYTVERTLGLSWGLIVRSVGLTKGLTGTVRSLKAGEVKEFTEVVDRARHTALERLIDHARQLGGNAVLGVRFDSSDLGNGLAEIVAYGTAATVRPA from the coding sequence TTCGAGCTGCCCGGCTACACGGTGGAACGCACCCTTGGCCTGTCCTGGGGCCTGATCGTGCGCAGCGTCGGGCTGACCAAGGGACTGACTGGCACCGTCCGTTCGCTCAAGGCCGGTGAGGTCAAGGAGTTCACCGAGGTGGTCGATCGGGCCCGGCACACGGCCTTGGAGCGCCTGATCGACCATGCCCGCCAGCTCGGCGGCAACGCCGTTCTCGGGGTGCGGTTCGACTCCTCGGACCTCGGCAACGGCTTGGCCGAGATCGTCGCCTACGGCACCGCTGCTACCGTCCGGCCAGCCTGA